Proteins encoded by one window of Capra hircus breed San Clemente chromosome 8, ASM170441v1, whole genome shotgun sequence:
- the FANCG gene encoding Fanconi anemia group G protein, with protein MAHQTPLGSSASHVSCLDLWREKNDQLVRQAKVAQDSSLPLRRQQLAQDALEGLRGLLCSLQGLPATVSVLPLELTVICNFITLRANLARGFTEDLAQDIQQGLERVLETQGQLEARLEHELWGLWDAALRVSSLLPELLPALHHLAGLQAALWLTTNRFGDLTLLLQTLTVSQSSASEDMLLLLKSWRPPTEESDAPLTLQNAQGLRDVLLTAFACRQGLQELITGSLPKALSSLHEAASGLCPRSLLVQVYTALGTCLRKMGSPQRALLYLVAALKEGSTWGPPLLEASRLYQQLGNIAAEIESLELLVEALSITRIPEAHQLLIEVELLLPRPDPASPLHCGTQSQAKYLLASRCLQTGRAADAAEHYLDLLALLLDGSEPKFSPPPCPPGPCVPELFLEAAAALIQAGRAQDALTVCEELLSRTSFLLPKRPRLWEDARRRTKESPHCSPWVSATHLLQGQAWVQLGAQKEAISEYSRCLELLFRATPKDKEQGPASICEQGCTSDMALQQLQTAALISRGLEWVALGQDTKALQDFLLSVQMCPGNQDASYHLLQTLRRLDRRDEATALWRRLEAQTELPQENTAWSLPLYLETCLGWICPPDRETLREEFQTSGDL; from the exons AtggctcaccagactcctctgggcTCTTCAGCCTCACACGTCAGCTGCCTGGACCTGTGGAGGGAAAAGAATGACCAGCTAGTTCGACAGGCCAAG GTTGCTCAGGACTCAAGTCTGCCTCTGAGGCGACAGCAGTTGGCTCAGGATGCACTGGAAGGGCTCAGGGGACTTCTCTGTAGTCTGCAGG GGCTCCCTGCGACCGTTTCTGTTCTCCCTTTGGAACTGACTGTCATCTGCAACTTTATCACCCTGAGGGCAAACCTGGCGCGGGGTTTCACTGAGGACCTGGCGCAGGATATCCAGCAGGGCCTAGAGAGAG TGCTGGAGACGCAGGGGCAGCTGGAAGCCAGGCTGGAACATGAGCTCTGGGGGCTGTGGGACGCTGCCCTCCGTGTTTCCTCCCTTCTGCCTGAGctgctccctgcccttcaccacctTGCGGGCCTGCAGGCTGCCCTCTGGCTGACCACAAACCGTTTTGGGGACCTGACCTTGCTGCTGCAGACCCTGACTGTTAGCCAG AGCAGCGCCTCTGAGGATATGCTGCTGCTTCTGAAAAGTTGGAGACCCCCAACTGAGGAGTCAGATGCTCCGCTGACCCTGCAGAATGCCCAAGGCTTGAGGGATGTCCTTCTGACAGCGTTTGCCTGTCGTCAAG GCCTCCAGGAGCTGATCACAGGGAGCTTGCCCAAGGCACTGAGCAGCCTGCATGAAGCGGCCTCAGGTCTGTGCCCACGGTCTCTGTTGGTCCAGGTATACACAGCCCTGGGGACCTGTCTTCGTAAGATG GGCAGTCCACAGAGAGCTCTGCTCTACTTGGTTGCAGCCCTGAAAGAGGGATCAACCTGGGGTCCCCCACTTCTGGAGGCCTCCAGGCTATATCAGCAACTGGGGAACATAGCAGCAGAAATTGAGAGTCTGGAGCTGCTGGTTGAG GCTTTGAGTATCACTCGTATCCCTGAAGCCCATCAGCTTCTCATTGAAGTAGAGTTATTACTCCCACGACCTGACCCAGCCTCACCCCTTCACTGTGGCACACAGAGCCAGGCCAAGTACCTGCTAGCAAGCCGATGTCTACAGACAGGAAG GGCAGCGGACGCTGCAGAACATTACCTGGACCTGCTTGCCCTGTTGCTGGATGGCTCAGAGCCAAAG TTCTCCCCACCACCTTGCCCCCCAGGGCCCTGTGTGCCTGAGTTGTTTTTGGAGGCAGCAGCAGCGTTGATCCAGGCAGGCCGAGCCCAGGATGCTTTGACCGTATGTGAGGAGCTGCTTAGCCGCACATCATTTCTGCTTCCCAAGAGGCCTCGGCTGTGGGAAGATGCcagaagaagaaccaaagagtcACCACACTGCTCACCCTGGGTCTCTGCTACCCATCTGCTTCAGGGCCAAGCTTGGGTACAACTGGGGGCCCAAAAGGAGGCAATTAGTGAGTATAGCCG GTGCCTTGAGCTTCTCTTCCGGGCCACACCTAAGGATAAAGAACAAG GGCCTGCTTCCATCTGTGAGCAGGGGTGTACGTCAGATATGGCACTACAACAGCTTCAGACAGCTGCCCTGATTAGtcgtggactggaatgggtggccctTGGCCAGGATACCAAAGCCCTACAGGACTTCCTTCTCAGTGTGCAGATGTGCCCAG GTAATCAAGATGCTTCCTATCACCTGCTTCAGACTCTGAGGAGGCTGGATCGGAGGGATGAGGCCACTGCTCTCTGGCGGAGGCTGGAGGCCCAAACTGAGTTGCCGCAGGAGAATACTGCCTG GTCCCTTCCCCTGTACTTAGAAACCTGTTTGGGCTGGATCTGCCCCCCTGACCGTGAAACCCTTCGTGAGGAATTTCAGACATCTGGAGACTTGTGA